The following proteins are co-located in the Sandaracinaceae bacterium genome:
- a CDS encoding tetratricopeptide repeat protein: MRQSRPPTLRWLAHVALLTSLGPVTAAAQPAEMEDEVTTPTPLAGEGETSARSHFRVGQLMYGEGRFDEAAAEFDRAYELSGRPQLLYNAYLAHRDAGHVAEAVDRLRQYLAQSPDAGDRAVLEQRLAAMEETLAEQRRIANMSAEERAALEAENARAAQEAEAQRRAADRLRNQRERDAQRSNPTPLIILGAGAGVLVGGVIMGVVAKTTSLADLEDNCPGNVCVSGFPLDSTRDQARRRTIATDVLLGVGGATAVTGLVLYLVQRRRYADEDEDDSTARRTEVMGGCGPAGCNMNVQVTF, from the coding sequence ATGCGCCAGTCGCGCCCACCCACGCTCCGTTGGCTCGCTCATGTGGCCCTCTTGACGAGCCTCGGCCCTGTGACCGCCGCAGCCCAGCCCGCCGAGATGGAGGATGAGGTCACCACCCCGACCCCTCTCGCGGGCGAAGGCGAGACCAGCGCGCGGTCTCACTTCCGCGTCGGGCAGCTGATGTATGGCGAGGGCCGCTTCGACGAGGCGGCCGCCGAGTTCGACCGCGCCTACGAACTCTCGGGGCGACCGCAGCTGCTCTACAACGCGTACCTGGCGCATCGCGACGCAGGACACGTGGCCGAGGCGGTGGACCGGCTTCGGCAGTACCTCGCTCAGAGCCCAGATGCCGGCGATCGCGCCGTGCTCGAACAGCGGCTCGCCGCGATGGAGGAGACGCTGGCGGAGCAGCGCCGCATCGCCAACATGAGCGCAGAGGAGCGCGCCGCCCTGGAGGCAGAGAACGCTCGCGCCGCGCAGGAGGCCGAGGCGCAGCGGCGAGCTGCCGATCGCCTGCGCAATCAGCGCGAGCGTGATGCGCAGCGCAGCAACCCCACCCCGTTGATCATCCTCGGCGCGGGCGCGGGTGTCCTCGTCGGCGGCGTCATCATGGGCGTGGTCGCCAAGACCACGAGCCTGGCCGACCTCGAGGACAACTGCCCGGGGAACGTCTGCGTCAGCGGGTTCCCGCTCGACAGCACGCGCGATCAGGCGCGACGCCGCACCATCGCCACCGACGTCCTATTGGGCGTCGGCGGAGCCACGGCCGTCACGGGCCTCGTGCTGTACCTCGTCCAGCGGCGTCGCTACGCTGACGAGGACGAGGACGATTCGACGGCGCGTCGCACGGAGGTGATGGGCGGGTGTGGCCCCGCGGGATGCAACATGAACGTGCAGGTGACCTTCTGA